A genomic region of Exiguobacterium sp. Helios contains the following coding sequences:
- a CDS encoding DMT family transporter → MNRSKATLFVLIGAISYGVLSTIVKLAYEAGFNSAAVSGSQFFFGWLMIFILALLSKNLRLHPKTAFTLMAIGISSGTTGYLYYQSLQTVSASVAIILLFQFTWIGVVIDSILARRLPSRPHFLSAILLIGGAILASAAYTSALDVRGTLFGLGAAVSFSIFLLASGRVANHVPVIKKSFYMMTGGLLFVMIMYPPTTFLTAANFEQGLIWYALPLGLFALILPPLLFAAGAPHLSPASVSLLGAAELPTAVICSVLILGEHLSGSQWIGIIIILIGIFYPIYVSSLKQSTSSAPRQNDLS, encoded by the coding sequence ATGAATCGTTCAAAAGCAACACTTTTCGTCTTAATCGGCGCCATTAGTTACGGCGTCCTGTCGACAATCGTCAAACTGGCTTACGAGGCAGGATTTAATTCGGCCGCTGTTTCAGGAAGCCAATTCTTCTTCGGGTGGCTGATGATTTTCATCTTAGCTCTGCTGTCGAAAAATCTTCGTCTTCATCCTAAAACTGCTTTTACTTTGATGGCAATCGGGATTTCAAGCGGAACGACCGGCTACCTGTATTACCAAAGCCTGCAAACTGTTTCTGCTTCTGTCGCCATCATTCTCCTCTTCCAATTCACATGGATTGGTGTCGTGATTGATTCGATTCTTGCAAGAAGATTGCCTTCACGCCCCCATTTTTTATCTGCCATCCTGTTAATTGGTGGTGCTATTTTAGCCAGCGCGGCTTACACCAGCGCTCTTGACGTGCGCGGTACGTTGTTTGGACTTGGAGCAGCCGTCAGTTTCTCGATCTTCCTGCTTGCCAGTGGTCGGGTCGCAAATCATGTACCTGTCATTAAAAAAAGTTTTTATATGATGACGGGTGGACTTCTGTTCGTCATGATCATGTATCCACCTACGACATTCTTGACTGCAGCGAATTTCGAACAAGGACTGATCTGGTATGCCCTTCCGCTTGGTCTGTTTGCCTTAATTTTACCACCGCTGTTGTTCGCAGCAGGAGCTCCACACCTAAGTCCTGCCAGCGTCTCACTGCTTGGTGCAGCAGAACTGCCGACTGCGGTCATCTGTTCGGTCCTCATACTCGGTGAGCATCTTTCCGGTTCACAGTGGATTGGGATCATCATCATACTGATTGGGATTTTCTATCCGATTTATGTCAGCAGTTTGAAACAGTCGACCAGCTCTGCCCCACGTCAAAACGACCTCTCCTGA
- a CDS encoding response regulator transcription factor gives MARILIVDDEQRMLQLMKLYLVPYGHTCHLADTAEKALAIVKTVPIDLALLDVMMPDMDGWTLCGNIRRMADFPIIMVTARNQMEDVLRGRKVGADDYVAKPIHEGELLGRIELLIGREKREQYAFHGLQYDVAGYHCTFDGQKILLTKTEFQLLGKLLTSVNGVLSREQLVLSLWGDDQSIEPRTIDSHMRHLREKLRRSGFPIDEYLETVRGVGYRLLEQTKDS, from the coding sequence ATGGCTCGAATTTTAATCGTTGATGATGAACAACGGATGCTTCAATTAATGAAGTTATATCTGGTACCCTATGGTCATACATGTCATTTAGCCGACACGGCCGAAAAAGCGCTCGCCATCGTCAAGACCGTTCCCATCGATTTGGCTTTACTCGATGTCATGATGCCCGATATGGATGGATGGACGTTGTGTGGAAATATAAGACGAATGGCTGATTTTCCAATCATTATGGTGACAGCGCGGAATCAAATGGAAGATGTGCTACGGGGGCGCAAAGTCGGTGCAGATGATTATGTGGCAAAGCCGATTCATGAAGGAGAATTATTAGGACGAATCGAACTGTTGATTGGTCGAGAAAAGCGGGAGCAGTATGCATTTCATGGACTACAGTATGACGTCGCAGGATATCATTGTACATTCGACGGACAAAAAATCTTACTGACGAAAACAGAGTTTCAACTTTTAGGAAAACTCTTGACGTCCGTGAATGGCGTCTTATCAAGAGAACAATTGGTTTTGTCGCTGTGGGGCGATGATCAATCGATTGAACCACGAACGATTGATTCTCATATGCGTCATCTTCGTGAGAAATTGCGCCGTTCCGGTTTTCCAATCGATGAGTATTTGGAGACTGTCCGAGGTGTGGGTTATCGTTTGCTGGAGCAGACAAAAGACAGCTAA
- the yhfH gene encoding protein YhfH, with translation MEQPLYQETSPEFYRQLPVKTCSHCGKEMDEQCESYKTECDECAVTEH, from the coding sequence ATGGAACAACCCCTTTACCAAGAGACCTCTCCCGAGTTTTACCGTCAACTTCCGGTCAAAACCTGCTCTCATTGCGGAAAAGAAATGGATGAACAATGCGAATCGTATAAAACAGAATGTGATGAGTGTGCTGTTACAGAACACTAA
- a CDS encoding YkyA family protein, translating into MINKRMILTSCLTCLGLLVLSACSSDPAASIYEQLEEQAKSEQKAAVVAEQRTRQDEISVNTYQAVLEAGADDIKRAQNERDELTALNQNRVKLLKQEQKIRTRAFDELDLAELTSTLSSLSAAKKDGTALIDVFKEREKAFDTFLKRYAATIASEKKVLSYLTEKPNFVKIDEATADLNRTSRQATEALKTFNQLTVRYNELKPTFYKKAGLNIK; encoded by the coding sequence ATGATTAATAAACGGATGATCCTCACCAGTTGTTTGACCTGTCTCGGCCTCTTGGTTCTCAGTGCCTGCTCGAGTGACCCGGCCGCTTCGATATACGAGCAGTTGGAAGAACAAGCGAAGTCCGAACAAAAAGCAGCAGTCGTCGCCGAGCAACGGACGCGTCAAGATGAAATTTCCGTCAATACCTATCAAGCCGTCCTCGAAGCTGGGGCCGATGATATTAAACGGGCGCAAAATGAACGGGATGAATTGACCGCTCTGAATCAAAATCGTGTCAAATTGTTAAAACAAGAACAAAAAATCCGTACCCGTGCTTTTGATGAGTTAGACCTTGCGGAATTAACGAGTACCTTATCTTCGTTGTCTGCCGCTAAAAAAGACGGCACAGCCCTTATCGATGTCTTTAAAGAGCGTGAGAAGGCTTTTGATACGTTTTTGAAACGTTATGCGGCGACGATTGCTTCAGAAAAGAAAGTGCTTTCCTACTTGACCGAAAAACCGAACTTCGTTAAGATTGATGAAGCAACAGCTGATTTAAACCGGACTTCCCGTCAAGCAACAGAGGCACTCAAAACCTTTAATCAATTGACCGTCCGCTACAATGAATTAAAGCCAACCTTTTACAAAAAGGCTGGACTCAACATTAAATAA
- a CDS encoding polysaccharide deacetylase family protein: protein MDSYNSGNLIGLGPRHRKPKRKYFAKLLIVLAMILLPIGGYIVYQYLASTQQQASVKPVQSLREVPTPNLDKARVEKWNGITKKVAYLTFEDGPTALTPDILKSLQDQEVKATFFLIGSNIDEQPDVVRSIAMAGHYIGPHSETHDYDTLYKKKQYVPEMLQVQKQIKQLTNHSPLLTRPPYGSTPGINKSIAKEIEQAKLRVWDWSIDSMDWYYKDSAKEVAKTVISRAEDPVEIILLHEQPQTLRALPAIVAGLKKKGYQFSIYDEDFHVPYNFAKFSNL from the coding sequence ATGGATTCATACAACTCAGGCAATCTAATCGGCCTTGGACCAAGACACCGAAAACCAAAACGAAAGTATTTCGCTAAGCTTTTGATCGTACTGGCGATGATTCTTCTTCCGATTGGCGGTTATATCGTTTATCAGTACCTTGCTTCGACACAACAACAAGCGAGCGTAAAACCCGTCCAATCTTTGCGGGAAGTTCCGACTCCGAACCTGGATAAGGCACGCGTCGAGAAATGGAACGGGATTACTAAAAAAGTGGCGTATCTGACATTTGAAGACGGACCGACTGCATTGACTCCGGACATCTTGAAATCGTTACAAGACCAAGAAGTTAAAGCGACTTTCTTTTTGATCGGAAGTAACATCGATGAACAACCGGATGTCGTCCGCTCGATAGCAATGGCTGGACATTATATCGGACCACACAGTGAAACTCATGATTATGACACCCTGTATAAGAAAAAACAGTATGTTCCCGAGATGCTTCAAGTCCAAAAACAAATCAAACAACTGACGAATCACAGTCCGTTGCTGACACGTCCTCCTTATGGATCAACACCTGGTATTAACAAGTCGATTGCAAAAGAAATCGAACAGGCGAAACTTCGGGTGTGGGATTGGTCGATCGATTCGATGGACTGGTACTACAAAGATAGTGCCAAGGAAGTTGCCAAAACTGTCATCAGCCGTGCAGAAGACCCGGTCGAAATCATCCTGTTGCATGAACAACCACAAACATTGCGGGCATTACCGGCAATTGTTGCTGGATTAAAGAAAAAAGGCTATCAGTTTTCCATCTATGATGAAGATTTTCATGTCCCGTATAATTTCGCAAAATTCTCTAATTTATAA
- a CDS encoding nitroreductase family protein codes for MNQTLSDTLSILTERRSVRHYDETFTLSQEEVQELVELTTAAPSAWNLQHWHFVAFHSEEAKQRLAPIAYNQPAISSSSVVIAVLGDLQANRNYNPVYGPAVEAGGMTEDLFDSIKGQVEGAYQSEAYARDAAMSNASLAAMQLMLVAEAKGLSTLAMGGFNHQLFTETFITDERYVPVMLIAVGKAVEDAKKRPALRLPVDQVTTIL; via the coding sequence ATGAATCAAACACTATCTGACACACTATCAATTTTGACAGAACGCCGGTCAGTTCGTCATTACGATGAGACATTCACGCTTTCACAAGAAGAAGTCCAAGAATTGGTTGAATTGACGACAGCTGCACCAAGTGCCTGGAACTTGCAACATTGGCATTTCGTTGCCTTCCATTCGGAAGAAGCGAAACAACGATTAGCTCCAATCGCTTACAATCAGCCGGCCATCAGTTCTTCTTCCGTCGTCATTGCCGTACTAGGGGATTTACAGGCAAACCGAAACTATAATCCGGTTTATGGACCAGCCGTAGAAGCAGGAGGCATGACGGAAGACTTGTTTGACTCGATCAAAGGACAAGTAGAAGGGGCATATCAAAGCGAGGCTTACGCGAGAGATGCAGCCATGTCAAACGCAAGTTTAGCTGCGATGCAACTGATGCTAGTTGCTGAAGCAAAAGGACTCTCGACACTCGCGATGGGCGGATTCAATCATCAACTCTTTACAGAAACGTTCATTACAGACGAACGTTATGTCCCGGTCATGTTGATTGCTGTCGGGAAAGCAGTCGAAGACGCGAAAAAACGTCCGGCGCTCCGTTTACCGGTCGATCAAGTGACGACCATTCTATAA
- a CDS encoding YdhK family protein, translated as MKKQLLVTSLALSAVLSLGACGSDSNSSTSHDMHDNKNDSHAGMMHSSDGKIPAGLKQAENPKFKDGSDVLLSSDHMKGMDGAKATIVDSFDTTVYEVSYTPTNGGKKVSNHKWVIQEELNPVPASPLQAGDEVTLAADHMKGMDGAKATIDQADQTTVYMVDFKPTTGGKTIKNHKWVTEDELQAND; from the coding sequence ATGAAAAAACAACTACTCGTTACATCACTCGCTCTTTCTGCTGTCCTAAGTTTAGGTGCCTGCGGATCTGATTCCAATTCCTCTACTTCACACGATATGCATGATAATAAGAACGATTCCCATGCAGGGATGATGCATTCAAGTGACGGGAAAATTCCCGCTGGACTGAAACAAGCTGAAAATCCGAAGTTTAAAGACGGATCAGACGTCCTTCTGTCCTCTGATCATATGAAAGGGATGGATGGCGCAAAAGCAACAATCGTCGATTCATTTGATACAACAGTATATGAAGTCAGCTATACACCAACGAACGGTGGTAAAAAAGTCAGCAATCATAAATGGGTGATTCAGGAAGAACTTAACCCGGTTCCGGCTTCACCGTTACAAGCAGGTGATGAGGTGACTTTAGCTGCTGATCACATGAAAGGTATGGATGGTGCAAAAGCGACCATTGATCAAGCAGATCAGACAACCGTGTATATGGTCGATTTTAAACCGACAACCGGTGGAAAAACGATTAAAAATCATAAATGGGTGACAGAAGATGAACTTCAAGCCAATGATTAA
- the nagE gene encoding N-acetylglucosamine-specific PTS transporter subunit IIBC, which yields MLQFLQRIGKALMLPIAVLPAAGIVLRLGSADMLDVPLMVAAGGAIFDNLPLIFAIGVAIGLSIDASGAAGLAGAVGYLVLKTGVDSMNKDYSNAQIQAKYDAIAAIVNDSSTKVDGATLSSIANQATLGSMVNMAVFGGIIAGIVAGLLYNRFYNIKLPDWLAFFGGRRFVPIITSAAMLILAFIFGYLWPFIEDGINNAGEWMVSLGAGGAALFGFFNRLLIPVGLHHVLNNIFWFVFGSYEKADGTIANGDIARFFAGDPTAGIYQAGFFPIMMFALPAAAAAMVMAARKENRKAVAGAMIGLGLTSFLTGITEPIEFSFMFLSPVLYVIHAVLTGVSMAVVNLLGILHGFSFSAGFIDYVLNFGIATKPLLLLVVGLVFAVIYYFLFYFMITKFDLKTPGREDETLVTDAGPVTGVSDDKYEQQAARIFAGLQGTENVTSIDNCATRLRLQVKDSTIIDEAAIKAAGAKGVMKMGAKNVQIIIGTDVEFVADAMKRQK from the coding sequence ATGTTGCAGTTTCTTCAACGAATCGGTAAGGCCTTAATGCTACCGATCGCCGTTTTACCAGCCGCAGGAATTGTCCTTCGACTCGGTTCAGCCGACATGTTGGATGTTCCATTGATGGTGGCAGCAGGTGGTGCGATTTTTGATAATCTTCCACTGATTTTTGCGATTGGTGTCGCGATCGGATTATCGATTGATGCAAGTGGCGCTGCCGGCTTGGCAGGGGCAGTCGGGTATCTGGTCTTAAAAACGGGTGTCGACTCCATGAACAAGGATTATTCGAACGCTCAAATTCAGGCTAAGTACGATGCAATCGCCGCCATTGTCAATGACTCCTCGACGAAAGTGGATGGGGCGACCTTAAGTTCCATTGCCAATCAGGCAACTTTAGGTTCGATGGTCAATATGGCTGTGTTCGGCGGGATCATTGCCGGTATTGTCGCCGGTTTGTTATACAATCGATTTTACAATATTAAATTACCGGATTGGTTAGCGTTCTTCGGTGGACGCCGTTTTGTTCCAATCATCACTTCGGCTGCCATGCTGATCCTGGCATTCATCTTTGGTTACTTATGGCCGTTCATTGAAGATGGCATCAATAATGCGGGAGAATGGATGGTCAGCCTTGGGGCGGGAGGAGCCGCACTGTTTGGATTCTTCAACCGTCTGTTGATTCCTGTCGGTCTTCACCATGTCTTGAACAATATTTTCTGGTTCGTCTTCGGTTCATACGAAAAAGCGGATGGAACGATTGCGAATGGCGATATCGCACGGTTCTTCGCAGGAGATCCAACAGCCGGTATTTATCAAGCAGGATTTTTCCCAATCATGATGTTCGCTTTACCGGCAGCGGCCGCAGCGATGGTCATGGCAGCACGCAAAGAAAATCGGAAAGCAGTCGCGGGAGCGATGATCGGTTTGGGATTAACGTCGTTCCTGACGGGAATTACGGAACCGATTGAGTTTTCGTTCATGTTCTTATCTCCGGTATTATATGTTATTCATGCCGTATTGACGGGTGTTTCCATGGCAGTCGTCAACCTGCTCGGTATACTGCACGGATTCTCCTTCTCGGCCGGATTCATCGATTATGTCCTGAACTTCGGAATCGCGACAAAACCGTTACTTTTACTGGTCGTCGGTCTGGTGTTCGCGGTCATCTATTACTTCCTGTTCTACTTCATGATCACGAAATTTGATTTGAAGACGCCAGGGCGTGAAGATGAAACACTTGTGACGGATGCAGGACCGGTCACAGGGGTATCGGACGATAAGTATGAGCAACAAGCAGCCCGGATTTTTGCGGGATTACAAGGAACGGAAAACGTCACATCGATTGATAACTGTGCGACACGTCTCCGTCTCCAAGTGAAAGATTCGACTATCATTGATGAAGCAGCGATTAAAGCGGCAGGCGCAAAAGGTGTCATGAAGATGGGGGCAAAAAATGTCCAAATCATCATTGGGACGGATGTTGAATTTGTCGCTGATGCGATGAAACGTCAAAAATAA
- a CDS encoding cell wall metabolism sensor histidine kinase WalK, giving the protein MRHISYYIGLLFLTAILFIGGILFSTLYLNLVNQRTNEVVLGLLNRGNTHRDVLEESFHAETLEHVSLMESASEFTVVITDQKGKILKASHPLTPKMKVELIHTEFQTQRKDRILRAQAETKDFLMTDSPITISGVHRGHVFMFAPETLIQQVVNPLRQQFIQVGIIAVLLSLATVVLCTRLISRPLIEMERATAKLKEGNLDVDLPVNRSDELGALARSITQLAKDLDFLNRERTEFLANISHELRTPLTYMKGYADILHRPNLPESEKTAYLSIIKEESDHLSTLIEQLMLLARSDTNAFSVERVPLALDQLIVSTTEKMRPAIEEKGLHLHVSGEPVEIAGDEIRLKQVLINVLDNAKKYTATGEIVVRYGRNETGPYFQVRDTGSGISQESLPHVTKRLYRSEPSRSRSRGGSGLGLTIALAIVQAHDATLDIKSEKNAGTSVMIQWKV; this is encoded by the coding sequence ATGCGGCATATTTCGTACTACATTGGTCTACTTTTTTTGACTGCCATTCTTTTCATCGGCGGCATTCTGTTCAGTACCCTCTATTTAAACCTTGTGAATCAAAGGACGAATGAAGTGGTCCTCGGTTTGCTGAACCGAGGGAACACGCACCGCGATGTCCTCGAGGAATCATTTCATGCGGAAACATTGGAACATGTCAGTTTGATGGAATCAGCATCCGAATTTACAGTCGTTATCACGGATCAAAAAGGAAAAATTTTAAAGGCTTCGCATCCACTTACTCCTAAAATGAAAGTAGAGCTTATCCATACGGAATTTCAAACACAACGAAAAGATCGGATTTTAAGAGCTCAAGCGGAAACGAAGGATTTTTTAATGACAGATAGTCCAATCACGATTTCAGGTGTTCATCGTGGGCATGTCTTCATGTTTGCTCCGGAAACGTTAATTCAACAAGTCGTTAACCCATTAAGACAACAATTCATTCAAGTTGGTATCATTGCCGTTCTTCTGTCGCTTGCGACTGTCGTGCTGTGTACACGATTGATTTCAAGACCGCTCATTGAGATGGAGCGTGCGACGGCCAAGTTGAAAGAAGGAAACCTTGACGTGGATTTACCGGTAAACCGCTCGGATGAGCTTGGGGCACTGGCACGCTCCATCACACAGTTGGCAAAAGATCTCGATTTTTTGAATCGTGAACGGACAGAATTTTTAGCAAATATCTCGCACGAACTTCGAACTCCGCTGACCTACATGAAGGGTTATGCGGATATATTACATCGTCCAAACTTGCCGGAATCTGAAAAAACAGCTTATCTGTCGATTATCAAAGAAGAAAGCGATCATTTGAGCACATTGATTGAACAGCTGATGTTACTGGCACGTTCCGATACGAATGCATTCTCAGTCGAACGAGTGCCGCTTGCGCTCGATCAATTGATTGTCTCGACGACAGAGAAAATGCGACCTGCAATTGAAGAAAAAGGGCTGCATTTGCATGTATCAGGGGAACCGGTAGAGATAGCAGGAGATGAAATTCGGCTCAAGCAAGTGCTGATAAATGTATTGGATAACGCAAAAAAATATACAGCAACCGGTGAAATCGTCGTCCGATACGGCAGGAATGAAACAGGACCGTATTTTCAAGTACGTGATACAGGAAGCGGCATCAGCCAAGAAAGTTTACCCCATGTGACAAAACGTCTGTACCGCAGTGAACCGTCACGATCACGAAGCCGGGGCGGATCAGGGCTTGGTTTGACGATTGCCTTGGCAATCGTTCAAGCACACGATGCGACATTAGATATCAAGAGTGAAAAGAATGCCGGGACGAGTGTGATGATTCAATGGAAGGTGTGA
- a CDS encoding ornithine--oxo-acid transaminase, producing the protein MNQTEKIISQTEKFGAHNYHPLPIVISEAEGVFVKDPEGREYMDMLSAYSAVNQGHRHPKIIEALKRQADKITLTSRAFHNDQLGFFYEKVAQLTGKDMVLPMNTGAEAVETAVKAARRWAYEVKQIPGDAEIIVCEGNFHGRTMTAVSMSTEAEYQRGFGPLLPGIKTIPYGDLEALKGAITENTAAFIVEPIQGEAGILIPYEGFLKDAQDVCKEQNVLLVSDEIQSGLGRSGKWFASDWDNVTPDMYILGKALGGGVFPISCVAANHDILSVFNPGSHGSTFGGNPLACAVSVASLEVLEEEKLPERSLELGTYFMNRLKEIDNPMIKEVRGRGLFIGVELTEAARPYCEALKEKGLLCKETHETVIRFAPPLVITKEELDWAFERIEQVLGVSVAQ; encoded by the coding sequence ATGAATCAAACAGAGAAAATTATTTCACAGACAGAGAAATTCGGGGCACACAATTATCATCCACTCCCAATCGTCATCTCGGAGGCAGAAGGGGTTTTCGTTAAAGATCCGGAAGGCCGCGAGTATATGGATATGCTTAGTGCCTATTCAGCTGTAAACCAAGGACACCGTCATCCGAAAATCATCGAAGCCTTAAAACGGCAAGCGGATAAAATTACGCTGACATCCCGCGCCTTTCACAATGACCAGCTCGGATTCTTTTATGAAAAGGTCGCGCAATTGACAGGAAAAGATATGGTCCTGCCGATGAATACGGGAGCGGAAGCGGTCGAGACGGCAGTCAAGGCAGCACGTCGCTGGGCGTACGAAGTCAAACAAATTCCGGGAGATGCCGAAATCATCGTCTGCGAAGGAAACTTCCATGGTCGGACGATGACGGCTGTTTCGATGTCAACAGAAGCCGAATATCAACGCGGATTCGGACCACTCTTACCGGGCATCAAAACGATTCCGTACGGGGATTTGGAAGCACTGAAAGGTGCCATCACGGAAAATACAGCTGCCTTCATCGTTGAGCCGATCCAAGGTGAAGCGGGTATCCTGATTCCGTACGAAGGATTCTTGAAAGATGCTCAAGACGTCTGTAAGGAACAAAACGTACTACTCGTCTCGGATGAAATCCAATCAGGACTGGGCCGTTCGGGTAAATGGTTTGCTTCGGACTGGGACAATGTAACACCAGATATGTACATCTTAGGAAAAGCACTGGGTGGCGGCGTGTTCCCGATTTCTTGTGTGGCTGCCAACCACGATATCCTGAGTGTCTTTAATCCGGGATCGCATGGTTCGACATTCGGTGGGAATCCATTGGCCTGTGCGGTATCTGTCGCTTCACTCGAAGTTTTGGAAGAAGAGAAGTTGCCAGAACGTTCACTTGAGCTCGGAACATACTTTATGAACCGTCTAAAAGAAATCGACAATCCGATGATTAAAGAAGTTCGTGGACGTGGACTGTTCATCGGTGTCGAATTGACAGAAGCTGCTCGTCCGTATTGCGAAGCATTAAAAGAAAAAGGATTGCTCTGCAAGGAAACACATGAGACAGTCATTCGTTTTGCACCACCACTCGTCATCACAAAAGAAGAATTAGACTGGGCATTCGAACGGATTGAACAAGTCCTCGGCGTCTCGGTTGCACAGTAA
- a CDS encoding CsbD family protein, whose protein sequence is MSNDSGLSKKTDGLVDKVAGKAKEALGKATGDKSTEREGKKDQLKGDAKKTVGNVQQNLEDTNRR, encoded by the coding sequence ATGTCAAACGATAGCGGATTAAGCAAAAAAACGGATGGTTTAGTTGATAAAGTTGCCGGAAAAGCGAAAGAAGCGCTTGGAAAAGCAACAGGAGATAAATCAACAGAACGTGAAGGCAAAAAAGATCAGCTTAAAGGCGATGCTAAAAAAACGGTTGGAAATGTTCAACAGAATCTCGAAGATACAAATCGTCGTTAA